The bacterium genome includes the window TCAACGATCGGTGCACTGAACCAAAACCCGTACGCAACGGATTAACCATAAACGGCAAACTGAAAATAAACGAACCGATAAGAAGTCCCGTAAATGAAAAGGCAAGGCGCACATCAAACCATGATTCGATCGCAGCGCCAAACCAAAATTTTGGTGAAAACGCGATCAGCAAATAAAATCCCAATACCGATGGAGGCAATACCAGAGGCATGCTTACCAACGTTTGCAACGGTATGCGCCATTTGCTTTTAGTAAATGCGAGATAGTAAGCCAACGGAATACCGGCTATCAGCAATAATACCGTCGTACAACTTGCCAATTTGAACGTCAGCCAGAAAGGCGCCCAATCCATCATGCTACGCGTCCTCCCAAACAGCTACCGCTTGCGCATTCACGTATACTTCAAGATTATGATTTTCCTCCAACGACATACGCTTGGCATTTTCTGTAGTGATAACCGATCGGATAGTACCTATCGCAGTTTGTACTTCTACTTCTGTCAAAAGTTTACCCCATCGAATATGAACAATTGTTCCTGCCCATTGATTGGACATACTACCGTGCCGGCATTCTTGCGGTAATAAGTTCACTTCGGTTTCTTTAAACACAGCGTACACTTGTATATCCGGTTTTAGATACGATGCCGTTTCAGGTGTTTCGATAATAACGGCTGTTAACTGAGCGTTCGCGCTTTGCATCGTCACCAAAGACAATGATGCTTCGGTTTCAATAGCAACGATATGACATTTAATTTTATTCATGAATTCTTGTATAACCAAATTTCACAAAAACTTCTTTGGCTGTATCCGAATAAATAAATTCAAAGCATTGCCGGGCCTCCGACTTA containing:
- the modB gene encoding molybdate ABC transporter permease subunit, with amino-acid sequence MDWAPFWLTFKLASCTTVLLLIAGIPLAYYLAFTKSKWRIPLQTLVSMPLVLPPSVLGFYLLIAFSPKFWFGAAIESWFDVRLAFSFTGLLIGSFIFSLPFMVNPLRTGFGSVHRSLIEAAQTLGKSRGEILYHVLLPNMRPAVVSASIMTFAHTVGEFGVVLMIGGSIPEKTKVASIALFEAVEQMNYSMAHTYALVLVIFSWCVLFGIHVIESKNNAGGR
- a CDS encoding TOBE domain-containing protein, yielding MNKIKCHIVAIETEASLSLVTMQSANAQLTAVIIETPETASYLKPDIQVYAVFKETEVNLLPQECRHGSMSNQWAGTIVHIRWGKLLTEVEVQTAIGTIRSVITTENAKRMSLEENHNLEVYVNAQAVAVWEDA